From Methylococcus capsulatus:
CTGGGATGCCAAATACAACCTGGAAGTAGCCATGCGCCTGATGCCCGAGATGGACCGGGTCAGCTCTGCCGATGACGAGCCGCCCAGGGACGAATCCAAGCGGCTTTGGACCAACTTGCCCGGATTCCCGCGAGGCTTGCCTTGAACATCTGGCGACAGCGCCTTACCGATCCGGTTTTCGCAGGACTGGTCGCGGCCCTCATCCTCACCGTGGCCGCCTGTTTCCCGCTCCGGCTGGCGCTGGAGCGGCCGGTGTTCCGCCACATTGTCGTCGTCGACATCACCCGCAGCATGAATGTCGAGGACTACCGGCAGGGCGGGCGCGCCGTGTCGCGGCTGGCATTCGTCCGGCAAAGCCTGATCCGCGCCGCGGCGGACCTGCCCTGCGGGTCCTCCCTGGGGTTGGGCGTCTTCACCGAACGCGAGCCGGCGCTGCTGTTCGAGCCTATCGAAACCTGCGCCGGCTTTTCCGCCATCAGCGCCGCCATCGAACAGCTCGACTGGCGCATGGCCTGGGCCGCCGACAGCCTGATCGCCGCAGGTCTGCGCAACACCCTGGAACGGCTGGGGCGCGGCAACGCGAACGTGATTTTCATCACCGACGGCCACGAGGCGCCGCCGCTCAATCCGCGCTACCGCCCGGACTTCAGCGACATCAGAGGCAAGGTCCGGGGACTGATCGTCGGGGTCGGGGGCTTGGGACTCTCGCCCATCCCCAAGTACGACGCGTCGGGCCGGCGCTCGGGTTTCTACACCGAGGACGAAGTCCCGCAGCGCTCGAGCTTCGGCCTGTCGGAACTGCCACCCGAGCAGATCGAAGGCTACCACGCTCGCAACGCCCCCTTCGGCAGCGAACGGGCCGGGGGCACGGAACACCTGTCCCAGCTCAAGGAGACATACCTGCGCCAGCTCGCCGAAGCCGCCGGCCTGGGCTACTCCCGCCTGGAATCGCCCGAAGGGCTGGCCCGCGCCCTCATGGTACCGGCACTGGCGCACCGCCAGCGGGTCGCCACTGACGTCCGCTGGATCCCCGCTACCCTGGCGCTCGCCGTGCTGGCGGCGGTGTATCTGCGGACGCTGCTCCCGCGCCTTACATTTTCAACCGCAACCCGAGAACAAGGAGAAACCTCATGAAACCGATACTGACCCTGGCCGCGCTGCTGTTCGCCTCCGCATCGATGGCGCACGGCCCCACCCCCCAGAAGGTCGTCGAAACCGTGGAGATCGCGGCTCCCGTCGACCAGGTCTGGAACGCCTTGAAGGATTTCGGCGCCATCGCTCAGTGGAATCCCGCTTTGGCCAAGAGCGAAAGCACCGGCGGCAACGCCACCGGCGAAAAGCGCATCCTCCATTTCCTCAACGGCGAGCAGCTCACCGAGGAGCTCGACGCCTATGAGCCGACAACCCATGAATACACCTACCGATTGAGCAAAGAAAACGTCAAGGCGTTGCCGGCCAGCTCCTACTCCGCCGTGCTCAAGGTCACAGCCACGGAGCAGGGCAGCCAGGTCGAGTGGAAGAGCCGGCTCTACCGTGGCGACACCGGCAACTTCCCGCCGGACGAGCTGAACGACGAGGCCGCCGTGGCGGCGATGCAAAAGTTCTTTCGCATCGGGTTGGACAATCTCAAGAAAAGCTTCGAGAACGGGCGATAAGTAGCAGTAGCGTCGCGGCTATCCGCACCGGCTTACTTCGATGCAGGCAGGGCAAGCGCGGGAGCGGAGGAGCTTGCGTTAGGAACGGAATGCCCGCGAGCTTGCGGGCATTCCGTCAGGAAGAGCCGCGGATTCATTCCTTGCCGATCTGATACAACTCTTTTTCGTCGTCTTCGATGATCTTGCCGGTCGCGGCATCCACTTCGAGCTTCACTTCGCCACTTTTGGTCTTGATGTCGAATTCATAGGACGCATTGCCGTCGGACTCGATTTCGTATTCGACTTCCACGATCTCGCCGGGATGCGCGCTTAGCGCGATCTTCTTCGCCTCGTCCAGCCCGATTCTCGCCTTGGTTTTGAAAAGCGGCGCCTCGCCATCGGCGACCTCCTGCTCTTCCTCGATGATCTTGCCGGTCAGGGCGTCGCATTCCAGTTCCCAGGATTTCCCATCGCCTCCCAGAACTTCGAATTCATAAGTGGGCGCGCCGCGTTCCTCCTTGAACTCCAGTTTGACCACTTCGCCGGCGCGCTTGGCCAGCGCCGCGTGCATGCAGTTTTCCATGCTGACCTTGGTCTTGGACTGCCCCGTTTCGCCCGCCTGGGCCGAAACTACAACGATCCCGGAGCCGACCGCGGCGAGCAGGGTAAGATACGCCTTTTTCATAGTGCCTCCTTGGTTTGACGGACACGCCAGCGCGACGGTGTGCTGTCTCTACTATAGGCGGAGCTTTTCGTAAAGGGTTCCATGAATACCCCCCTTTTTGCGCTCCCCGCGGCCCGGCCCATCGGCGACTTGGCGTCGGCACAGCTGATGAACGTTATAGTGGTCCCTGATTTTGAGACACCGGTTTAAGCTGTCGTCGCGGGAGGACGATGGCATGACGGAAGGCAAGAAGCGCAAGGTGCATAGCGCGGAATTCAAGGCGAAGGTTGGACTGGAAGCGGCGCGGGGCATGAAGACGATCAACGAGATTGGGCAGCGGTACGAGGTGCATCCGGTGGGAGGTCAGGCAGTGGAAGAAGGGGATTCTGGAGCACGCGGCGACGCTATTCGAAGGCCAGCGCGGCCCCAAGCCGCCGGCGCACGCAGAGGAAGATCGACGGTACGAGGAGATTGGGCGGCTGAAGAGGGAACTGGACGGGCTCAAAAAAAAGTCCGGACCATGAGCGCCGACACGAGAATGGGCTGGATCGAGCGGGAAGGCGGTCTGGCGCTGGTACGGCAGTGCGCGTTGGCGGGGGGGCCGCGCGACCTACCACGGCCGGCAAGAGACGGCGATGGAGTCGGAGGAAGACCTGCTGCTGTGCCGGCTGATCGACGAGGAGTACACGCGGCGGCCGTTTTACGGCCGCCGGCGGATGGTCGTGTATCTGGGGCGTCAGGGGCATGTTGTGAATCGCAAGCGAGTGCAGCGGCTGATGCGCCTGATGGGACTGGCCGGCATGGCGCCGGGGCCAGCGACGAGCGTCAAGCACCCGGAACACCGGGTCTATCCCTACCTGCCGCGGGGCATCGAAGTCACCCCCCAACCAGGTGTGGAGCACGGACATCACCTACATCCGGCTGGCGCGTGGCTTCGTGGATTTGGTG
This genomic window contains:
- a CDS encoding vWA domain-containing protein; the protein is MNIWRQRLTDPVFAGLVAALILTVAACFPLRLALERPVFRHIVVVDITRSMNVEDYRQGGRAVSRLAFVRQSLIRAAADLPCGSSLGLGVFTEREPALLFEPIETCAGFSAISAAIEQLDWRMAWAADSLIAAGLRNTLERLGRGNANVIFITDGHEAPPLNPRYRPDFSDIRGKVRGLIVGVGGLGLSPIPKYDASGRRSGFYTEDEVPQRSSFGLSELPPEQIEGYHARNAPFGSERAGGTEHLSQLKETYLRQLAEAAGLGYSRLESPEGLARALMVPALAHRQRVATDVRWIPATLALAVLAAVYLRTLLPRLTFSTATREQGETS
- a CDS encoding PepSY domain-containing protein — encoded protein: MKKAYLTLLAAVGSGIVVVSAQAGETGQSKTKVSMENCMHAALAKRAGEVVKLEFKEERGAPTYEFEVLGGDGKSWELECDALTGKIIEEEQEVADGEAPLFKTKARIGLDEAKKIALSAHPGEIVEVEYEIESDGNASYEFDIKTKSGEVKLEVDAATGKIIEDDEKELYQIGKE
- a CDS encoding SRPBCC family protein, coding for MKPILTLAALLFASASMAHGPTPQKVVETVEIAAPVDQVWNALKDFGAIAQWNPALAKSESTGGNATGEKRILHFLNGEQLTEELDAYEPTTHEYTYRLSKENVKALPASSYSAVLKVTATEQGSQVEWKSRLYRGDTGNFPPDELNDEAAVAAMQKFFRIGLDNLKKSFENGR